The following coding sequences lie in one Synechococcus sp. PCC 7336 genomic window:
- a CDS encoding LysR substrate-binding domain-containing protein → MEIYQLKVFSQVAHYLSFTEAANSLNLTQPAVSAKIKSLESEIGAALFYRLGRTVQLTEIGQFLLDESQSLIEQEVQLCHKLEQYKQRGGGTLKIACSPAIASGWLPASIFRYRQSYPDIAVKLQICQSVREIYDAIASGNVNLGVSEVDFSEGGQIACQPIAEIQYCAFVASDSVWARQDCLSLRDAIGLPWVLGREDFVGRSVFEARVSELGLGLDDLARVETVETTSLMRAYILEGGYLGFASNLEFRSEVESGCLKIIPLHEFSLPAGIYLALPDRIQKIIEAADRTPRRQNRIASPTQKLLQLLEDFPQKTPTFWQDRSNSASLRPKLRSPRFSISIRPQKDIATLPIRIGIQNQTLPTATAGLAMQKLGLLEHYLPRSGRYAAPEFDIQWQNFATGTPIVDGLHSSQLDIGILGDYPLLLSAARNAAVAETQERTVLVGFVAINPDGCRNAAIVPHRSNLTDIDDLRGQRLAVPDGSAAHGMAIRVLHQMGLLSEVDLLPVRDGLRQMSVGAERAIAGYVHFSPFHELALENANFRYLFDGNLNGLPAFYGVVARSSFARTYPELVVSYLQGLMAAQHWLTTVAAAMPLLSQWTDNSLHLVSHILGTRPSLDSPGLYFPDLQIRSDWIAAHIDRYQSVPNGTLLADIQLGDWIQSEFLAAAQRN, encoded by the coding sequence ATGGAAATTTATCAACTGAAAGTCTTTTCACAAGTGGCCCACTACTTAAGTTTTACAGAAGCTGCAAATTCTCTAAATCTGACCCAGCCAGCCGTGAGTGCCAAAATTAAGTCGCTCGAATCCGAAATTGGGGCGGCTTTGTTCTATCGCTTGGGCCGAACAGTTCAATTGACTGAAATCGGACAGTTTTTGCTGGATGAATCCCAGTCACTCATCGAGCAAGAAGTGCAACTCTGCCACAAGCTCGAACAGTACAAACAACGAGGCGGCGGCACCCTCAAAATTGCTTGTTCTCCCGCGATCGCCTCTGGCTGGTTACCGGCATCAATCTTTCGATATCGGCAGAGCTATCCAGATATAGCAGTTAAATTACAAATCTGTCAGTCAGTGCGAGAGATCTATGACGCGATCGCCAGTGGAAATGTCAATCTCGGGGTTTCTGAAGTTGATTTTAGCGAAGGGGGTCAGATCGCCTGTCAGCCTATTGCTGAGATACAATACTGTGCCTTTGTCGCTAGCGATTCAGTTTGGGCTCGACAGGATTGCCTCAGTTTGCGCGATGCGATCGGCCTACCTTGGGTATTGGGGAGAGAAGATTTTGTTGGCCGCTCGGTGTTTGAGGCTCGGGTCTCTGAATTGGGGTTGGGCTTAGATGACCTAGCGAGGGTCGAGACGGTCGAGACCACTAGTCTCATGCGAGCCTATATTTTAGAGGGGGGATACCTGGGGTTTGCTTCGAATTTAGAGTTTCGATCGGAGGTTGAATCGGGTTGTCTGAAAATAATTCCCCTGCACGAGTTTTCCCTTCCAGCCGGAATTTACCTCGCCCTGCCCGATCGCATTCAAAAAATTATTGAAGCAGCCGATCGCACCCCCCGCAGACAAAATCGAATTGCCAGCCCGACCCAAAAATTGCTCCAACTCTTGGAGGATTTTCCTCAAAAGACACCAACTTTTTGGCAAGATCGCTCGAACTCGGCCAGTCTTCGACCCAAACTGCGATCGCCTCGATTCTCCATCTCAATTCGCCCCCAAAAAGATATCGCGACCCTACCCATTCGCATCGGCATTCAAAATCAAACGTTGCCAACCGCAACAGCAGGGTTGGCGATGCAAAAGCTGGGACTGCTAGAACATTACTTGCCGCGATCGGGTCGCTATGCTGCACCTGAGTTCGATATCCAATGGCAGAATTTTGCCACGGGTACCCCGATTGTGGATGGTTTGCATTCCAGCCAACTCGACATTGGCATTTTGGGAGACTATCCGTTACTGCTCAGTGCCGCTCGCAATGCTGCTGTGGCAGAGACTCAGGAGCGCACGGTGTTGGTGGGCTTTGTGGCGATCAATCCAGATGGGTGCCGCAATGCGGCGATTGTTCCCCACCGCTCAAATTTGACCGACATTGACGATTTGCGCGGGCAACGTCTAGCCGTTCCTGACGGTTCCGCTGCCCACGGCATGGCAATTCGGGTCTTGCACCAAATGGGGCTGCTGTCTGAAGTGGATCTGCTGCCCGTTCGAGATGGGTTGCGCCAGATGTCGGTGGGTGCCGAAAGGGCGATCGCCGGTTACGTTCATTTCTCTCCGTTCCACGAACTGGCCTTGGAGAACGCCAATTTTCGCTATCTGTTTGATGGCAATCTGAACGGCTTACCCGCTTTCTACGGCGTGGTGGCTCGAAGTTCCTTCGCCCGCACTTATCCAGAGCTAGTGGTGAGTTACTTGCAGGGCTTGATGGCCGCCCAACATTGGCTAACGACGGTTGCTGCAGCAATGCCATTACTCAGTCAGTGGACCGATAATTCGTTACATCTCGTCTCCCATATTCTGGGCACTCGCCCATCTCTAGACTCGCCCGGTCTATATTTTCCCGATCTGCAGATTCGCTCGGATTGGATTGCAGCACATATCGATCGCTACCAGTCGGTCCCGAACGGCACCCTCCTGGCAGACATTCAGCTCGGCGACTGGATACAGTCCGAGTTTTTAGCTGCCGCACAACGGAATTGA
- a CDS encoding methyl-accepting chemotaxis protein, translating into MVVSKLASQTADEGGEAMDRTVDSIMTLRETVAGTAKKVKRLGEASQRISKVVVLINEIALKTNLLAVNASIEAARAGAEGQGFAVVAEQVGALADQSATATKEIEQIVEAIQIETGEVVDAMETGTAQVVEGTKLVENAKDSLERIQEVSRQIDALLQSISTETISQAETSKAVSALMQAIAKTSEVTSQSSRQVSESLQETVQISEELAGVVGTFKVGEQTTSPPQTALV; encoded by the coding sequence ATGGTAGTGTCCAAACTGGCCTCCCAAACGGCAGATGAAGGGGGCGAAGCGATGGACCGCACAGTAGACAGCATTATGACCCTGCGGGAAACGGTGGCAGGAACCGCCAAGAAGGTGAAGCGATTGGGTGAAGCCTCTCAGCGCATTTCTAAGGTGGTCGTGCTGATTAACGAAATCGCCCTGAAGACGAACCTACTGGCAGTCAACGCTTCGATTGAGGCAGCCCGAGCGGGCGCTGAAGGTCAGGGTTTCGCAGTGGTTGCAGAACAGGTGGGTGCCCTGGCCGACCAGTCTGCCACGGCGACCAAAGAAATCGAGCAGATTGTGGAAGCGATTCAGATTGAAACTGGGGAGGTGGTGGACGCGATGGAAACCGGTACTGCCCAGGTGGTCGAAGGGACGAAGTTGGTAGAAAACGCCAAAGACAGTCTCGAACGAATTCAGGAGGTGTCTCGCCAAATCGACGCGCTATTGCAGTCAATCTCCACTGAAACTATCTCGCAGGCTGAAACCTCAAAGGCGGTGAGTGCGCTCATGCAGGCGATCGCCAAAACCTCCGAAGTCACCTCCCAGTCTTCGCGCCAAGTTTCTGAATCTCTGCAAGAAACGGTGCAGATTAGCGAGGAATTGGCCGGGGTTGTGGGCACCTTCAAGGTCGGCGAACAAACAACTAGTCCTCCCCAAACCGCCCTCGTATAA
- a CDS encoding hybrid sensor histidine kinase/response regulator, with translation MTYEDSEREARLQFLDEARDYIDTIETNLLGLASGAIDTQRLDAVLRAAHSIKGGAGLMRYAPLSQLAHRLEDFFKILRLGKSDVALDAELESLFLDTVDLLRQVSDRHRQAMPVSKDWQATHIQPVLGKLHDRLGELNPEDETALLSEAEGEDLQAVLFQGEVGRIVEQLELDLSTPGKPCLLEDVIAIADELGELGEVLQMESFAQLCASIGQQLRLQPERLDEIARAALEAWQRSLALVMVGQVEHMPAQLTLAPVSIPSSPTAVAPAENFASIAAELDSTSASLLADSPPQADGADLDSDALHFSALFEASRAQEESPELTQAEDVEERDDRLTDELAGIFDSAIPELTDSEQIDLADLPFPAVEPVSAGAEIPESVSIAEEAEIAGDDPDGSLPEPESIDLAELENLAQLQGIDFDDLQIELEGALPAAEFSLTSEPDSFEPTADRGPASALSNQAMAASVPASSPTSEVRDITVRVPVKYLEQLNNLLGKLAIERNALSLNLESLHDLVYTMRSRVHTLEQSNSLLRTFYDRTASATPVSTSHLLAPANGNGKSKNNSKGSSSGDRTILTTPLSALGGDMSAIERFDALEMDRYTDLHLLSQTHMETIVQIQEVAADLELHLNETSQTTIDLNQTAKQLQTQMTQTRMRPLSDLVSRFPRAVRDLSLQFGKQVNLIVSGESTLMERSMLECLSDPLMHLLRNAFDHGIEDPATRQAAGKPSQGTIEIRAAHQGNSTVITLRDDGRGIDVEKLRARARELALDSTSLDRASQADLLDLIFEPGFSTAAKVTQLSGRGVGMDVVRTNLRQVRGEVAVETEVGVGTTFTIRVPLTLTIFRVLLVETAGLTLGIPTNAVEEVVLLEEGAIRTANQREVLDWEGFMVPLIRVDRSLEFRSARQASETRMNAKISEPIVLMISQGNDLTGLVFDRFWGEREIAIRPVEGPIQLPQGFTSCTILGDGQVVPLADPMQLLEQIASRDRVANRPDEAFETSTAALFTEAVAAVSNATPPVRLEAVPQKRTVMAIDDSINVRRFLAITLERAGYRVEQAKDGQEAIEKLLGGLTVDAAICDIEMPRLDGYGVLARVRATAELANLPILMLTSRSGDKHRRLAMNLGASAYFSKPYNEQELLRTLEQSIEQNSRTLRTTH, from the coding sequence GTGACTTACGAAGATAGCGAGCGCGAAGCCCGACTCCAGTTTCTCGACGAAGCGCGAGACTATATCGATACCATCGAAACCAACCTGCTGGGGCTTGCCTCTGGCGCGATCGATACCCAACGGCTCGATGCTGTCTTGCGAGCTGCCCACTCCATCAAAGGGGGAGCCGGTTTGATGCGGTATGCTCCCCTCAGCCAGCTGGCCCACCGACTGGAGGATTTCTTTAAGATTCTGCGTTTGGGCAAAAGCGATGTGGCCCTCGACGCCGAGCTCGAAAGCCTATTTTTAGATACGGTGGATTTGCTGCGGCAGGTCAGCGACCGGCACCGTCAAGCGATGCCAGTGAGCAAAGACTGGCAAGCCACCCACATCCAGCCCGTGCTGGGGAAACTGCACGATCGCCTCGGCGAGCTCAACCCCGAGGACGAAACGGCCCTTCTCTCCGAAGCGGAGGGAGAAGACCTTCAGGCCGTCCTCTTTCAAGGGGAGGTGGGCCGCATCGTCGAACAGTTGGAGTTGGACCTCAGTACACCCGGAAAACCCTGCCTGTTGGAAGATGTCATCGCGATCGCCGACGAGTTGGGCGAGTTGGGCGAGGTCTTGCAGATGGAGAGCTTCGCTCAACTGTGCGCTTCCATTGGCCAGCAGTTGCGATTGCAGCCCGAGCGGCTGGACGAGATTGCTCGTGCCGCCCTGGAGGCATGGCAGCGATCGCTCGCTTTGGTGATGGTGGGCCAAGTGGAACACATGCCCGCGCAACTGACCCTTGCACCGGTATCGATTCCCAGCAGTCCGACTGCTGTTGCCCCAGCGGAGAATTTTGCTTCAATCGCTGCCGAGCTTGACTCCACTTCGGCCTCACTGTTGGCAGATTCTCCCCCCCAAGCCGATGGAGCCGATCTCGATTCAGATGCCCTGCATTTTTCTGCCTTATTTGAAGCCTCTCGCGCGCAAGAGGAGAGTCCCGAGCTGACACAAGCCGAGGACGTCGAGGAGCGTGACGATCGCCTGACTGATGAATTGGCAGGGATTTTCGACTCCGCCATACCCGAGTTGACGGATAGCGAGCAGATCGATTTGGCAGATTTGCCCTTCCCCGCAGTCGAGCCTGTCAGTGCTGGAGCCGAGATTCCCGAGTCGGTTTCCATCGCCGAGGAAGCGGAGATCGCTGGGGACGATCCCGATGGCAGCCTTCCCGAGCCGGAATCGATCGATCTTGCTGAACTGGAAAATCTGGCCCAGCTCCAGGGCATCGACTTCGACGACTTACAAATCGAGCTAGAGGGTGCCCTACCTGCAGCAGAGTTCTCGCTGACATCGGAGCCTGACAGTTTTGAACCCACTGCCGACCGGGGCCCTGCTTCAGCCCTCTCAAACCAGGCAATGGCGGCATCTGTCCCAGCCTCCAGTCCCACATCCGAGGTTCGGGATATCACCGTGCGCGTTCCGGTGAAATATCTGGAACAGTTGAACAATTTGCTGGGCAAGTTGGCGATCGAACGCAATGCCCTCAGCCTCAATCTGGAATCCCTTCACGATCTTGTTTACACCATGCGATCGCGGGTTCATACTCTAGAACAGTCCAATTCGCTGCTCCGTACCTTCTACGATCGAACCGCGTCGGCAACCCCGGTCTCGACATCCCACCTCCTCGCCCCTGCCAACGGTAACGGTAAGAGCAAGAACAACAGTAAAGGCAGCAGCAGCGGCGATCGTACCATCCTCACAACACCTCTATCGGCCCTCGGTGGCGACATGTCTGCCATAGAACGCTTCGATGCCCTGGAGATGGATCGCTATACCGACCTGCACCTCCTCTCTCAGACGCACATGGAGACCATCGTTCAAATTCAAGAAGTCGCTGCCGATCTGGAATTGCACTTGAACGAGACCTCCCAAACCACCATCGATCTGAATCAGACCGCCAAACAACTCCAGACCCAAATGACCCAAACGCGGATGCGGCCCCTCTCGGATTTGGTCAGTCGCTTCCCCCGCGCAGTACGCGATTTATCGCTTCAGTTTGGCAAACAGGTCAACCTGATAGTCTCCGGCGAGTCTACCTTGATGGAACGCTCTATGCTGGAGTGCTTGAGCGATCCGCTCATGCATCTGCTGCGCAATGCCTTCGACCACGGCATTGAAGACCCCGCCACCCGACAAGCCGCTGGCAAGCCCTCCCAGGGCACGATCGAAATTCGTGCTGCCCACCAGGGCAACAGCACGGTCATTACCCTGCGAGATGACGGCAGAGGCATCGATGTCGAAAAACTGCGCGCTCGGGCTCGCGAGCTGGCGCTCGATAGCACCTCGCTCGATCGCGCCAGTCAGGCCGATCTGCTCGACTTGATCTTCGAGCCCGGGTTTAGCACCGCCGCCAAGGTCACCCAACTCTCGGGCCGTGGCGTGGGTATGGATGTGGTCCGCACCAATTTGCGACAGGTGCGCGGCGAGGTTGCTGTGGAAACCGAAGTCGGGGTCGGTACGACCTTCACCATTCGCGTACCCCTCACCCTGACCATCTTCCGAGTCTTGCTGGTCGAAACCGCTGGCCTCACCCTCGGCATTCCCACGAATGCGGTAGAAGAAGTCGTGCTGCTCGAGGAGGGAGCTATCCGCACGGCCAACCAGCGGGAAGTGCTCGATTGGGAGGGCTTTATGGTGCCCCTGATTCGTGTCGATCGCAGCTTGGAGTTTCGCAGTGCGCGCCAAGCGAGCGAGACTCGCATGAATGCTAAAATTTCCGAGCCTATTGTGCTGATGATTAGCCAGGGCAATGATTTGACTGGTCTCGTGTTCGATCGCTTTTGGGGCGAACGAGAAATCGCTATCCGTCCTGTGGAAGGCCCGATCCAGCTTCCCCAAGGCTTTACGAGCTGCACCATTCTCGGCGACGGCCAGGTCGTCCCCCTCGCCGACCCCATGCAACTGTTAGAGCAGATTGCCAGCCGCGATCGGGTTGCCAATCGCCCGGACGAGGCATTTGAGACCTCGACTGCTGCGCTCTTCACCGAGGCTGTCGCCGCTGTCTCCAACGCCACCCCTCCAGTTCGTCTGGAGGCTGTACCCCAAAAGAGAACGGTGATGGCGATCGACGATTCCATTAACGTGCGCCGCTTCTTGGCAATTACTCTGGAGCGAGCGGGATACCGCGTCGAACAGGCTAAAGACGGTCAAGAGGCGATCGAAAAACTGCTCGGCGGCCTGACCGTTGACGCCGCCATCTGCGATATCGAGATGCCTCGACTGGACGGTTATGGCGTCCTCGCCCGCGTCCGCGCCACCGCCGAACTGGCAAATCTCCCCATTCTCATGCTGACCTCTCGCAGCGGCGATAAGCACCGCAGACTGGCCATGAATCTCGGCGCTTCGGCCTACTTCTCCAAGCCTTATAACGAACAAGAACTCCTCCGCACCCTCGAACAGTCGATCGAGCAAAACTCGCGGACATTACGGACCACCCACTAA
- a CDS encoding chemotaxis protein CheW: MAAISPIQQRRARTRQAVATRQVIAFPLRGEWFALPIESVRQVVPLGKVYDDPKGTGLSLTVCRNRELTVVDIGHRLFGDRPQTLPLQSSVKTSTRRVATTASLPDVLNLRNSTPPFPQATPTVGATAVATKSNDLASTQRFLIVIQSANGEQVGLPIDRPPAVKRIPIQTFVPIPATYAASDNVRCISSMMVQADGEPPMFAIDPEQLVAEVSSGLLASR; this comes from the coding sequence ATGGCAGCGATCTCTCCCATCCAACAGCGTCGGGCGCGCACGCGCCAAGCTGTGGCAACCCGACAAGTCATCGCCTTCCCTCTACGGGGGGAATGGTTTGCCCTGCCGATCGAGTCGGTGCGGCAAGTGGTTCCCCTCGGCAAAGTCTACGACGATCCGAAGGGAACGGGTCTCAGCCTTACCGTCTGTCGGAATCGCGAACTGACCGTCGTCGATATTGGCCATCGCCTGTTTGGCGATCGCCCGCAAACGCTCCCGCTACAGTCTTCTGTCAAGACCTCTACCCGACGGGTCGCAACAACTGCTAGCTTGCCTGATGTCCTCAATTTGCGCAACTCTACGCCACCGTTTCCCCAAGCCACTCCGACTGTGGGAGCAACTGCAGTAGCAACCAAATCGAACGATCTCGCCTCGACCCAACGGTTTTTAATCGTCATTCAAAGCGCTAATGGCGAACAAGTCGGTCTACCGATCGATCGGCCACCTGCTGTTAAACGCATTCCCATCCAGACGTTCGTCCCCATCCCTGCCACCTATGCTGCCTCCGACAACGTGCGCTGCATCAGTTCGATGATGGTGCAAGCCGATGGCGAACCGCCTATGTTTGCCATCGATCCCGAGCAACTGGTTGCCGAGGTTTCCTCCGGCCTCCTGGCTTCTCGATAA